Genomic DNA from Salvia miltiorrhiza cultivar Shanhuang (shh) chromosome 1, IMPLAD_Smil_shh, whole genome shotgun sequence:
AAATTGTAGTAAATTAAGAATTTGCTTGCTATAATATTAATGTATTAATATTTTTGAGagggaaatttaaaatatatgttGCTTTAACAGAATTGAATATTAAGGGGCCCAAATTCCAACTATTATGATTAATAAACCTCATCAACGAAGGACGGTATGGAATTGAGGGGTAATCAGTAAAAGGCAGTCGGAATTTCTAGATTTCAGGAATATCACATGCatattaatatttcatttacgatgcatatttatttgtttttttgctAAATATATTTCACACAATTCGCTCGTAATAAAACTAAAATCTTTACTTCACTCACACGTGTTGAAACAATTTCTTAAAATACACTCTTTGAATTTTATGATAGGTCACATTGATgagaatttttattattctttcttctttcatttttatGAGCAAGTCCTCATTTACAATTTTTCAATTTGAAGTTTTTCGTAATTCTATTAGTTTCATATATAGATACGATGAACGTTTTTTCGTAATTAGTTTTTAGCATGCAAGTAAGCTATTCATAAGTTTTTATCAAGCCCATATATGTTTTGCAATTTGCACCAATATTTCTTATGTTAGCATTAGAAAgcattaacaaataattaataataattaattaatcctaaACAAAAATAGGCAGCATAAAAAAAACCTCAGGACCTCTTCTTTCGTACTtaaaaaatttctttatttaattattaattaatttctatatataaaaaaagaaacattGATGGATTATCCTTTACCATCTTCTCTGATCTTAATCAAACTTGTATGATGACCAAATAATTCGAATTTTtctaatgaataaataaaatttaaagatcgccTCAAGTTCGACTCAAACATAAGTCATTTCACTCTATAACGAGACCAAACACGCAATCACTCgttacatatatattatgagaaacaaaataaaagtataatatTGACTAAAAGAAGTTAAGAAGTAATCAAATAATTTGTGTCGCTGCGCAATCAAATTATCataattcataaacaaagatttgaaagaaaaaaaaaatgaagaaattcaCTCACCGCCCAAACTTGTGTCAAACGCTTAGACTCTTCTTCTACGCGGGTGATCTGAGATTCGACCCTCTCCCTCACCTCCATTTTTCTCCTCTCAATCTCCTCTTCTCTCGCTTGATAGGACGCCATCGCCGTCTTCGAGGtctcgtcgtcgtcgtcgccgTCGCCGGCCGATGATCTGCCGCTGCTACCAATGCTTACGCCAAGACTTTTCTTCATATTAATGTATTGAGCTCCAAATTCTTTTTTCCTCCTATGAAACATGCAGATGGCTGCCCTTTTATATTTGGATTTTCCCTCCTATATATTATTTATACGCCACATATAAATTACGAAGTAacataaatttacatatttttttgaaGAATTTCATACTTTTTTGCTTTTGCTTTAATACTCCTCTCTTTTCCATTCTCCCTCCCTTTCTTTTCAAGCCATTTTTCGTAGAAACAAGAACAATAAAGCAACATTGTTTCTTTGACACACTTTAATTTTATGCTTTGAGTTCTGAGCCTtgtattgaatatatattttcatcaagTATAATTCAATAGTTTTGGAGATATTTTAATACCTTAACAAGCTGCAGTGTAACTATAAATATCATTTTGATCGTTGTATACGTAATAGATTGTCGTTAGATATATAGCCGCTTTCTAGCCCTAACTTTTTTAATATGTgggcaatttttttaataattgctACTTATTTTGGTAAGTGTTTGGTTGCTAACTTACTTTGAAATTTTTGCCTATGATTGTTATATGTTGGTCGCATGATGCTTTAATTCCTTAACTCGCGCGAACATCACGACAACTTAAATCACGATCGGTTATTATAGATCTCACCAATCCATCATTAAATCGAGAACATAATTTTACAAttgaaaataatagaaaaattaaagaaaaatatatattcttagGACTCTTTTCTATCAAATTGATGTGTTCTCATCGTTCTAAATGTATGTGTCTTATAAAATAGTACTCCCCCGTCCCATTTAATTTAGTCCTctttcacttttcacacatattaagatgcatttaatattctttttttttaaatacttccccccgtcccattataagtgctcaaaacttttcgacacgagaattaaggaaaatGTGTAAATTGGTTCAAAGTGATAGGGCCTACACCTTTTTTAAGATAAAATTTTTCCATTTATGAAAATatgccacttatagtgggatgaCCCAAAATTGGAATACAAGCCACTTTTAGTGGAACGAATGGAGtactaatttatatatttttattttttatactcgATCCATacacatcattttcacatttaagtgaaacATTGAATAAGGTTAGTTTAgtaaaacaatatttttatataatactccatttgtccaacttatcttggcacactttcctttttagtttgtctcatttataatgacaCTTTCCAAATAAAGTAGGTTACCCCTACCTTCTgtacacacataaaataagtgggaCATacccactttacactcttaatcatttattcttaatttcgGTGAGGGAGTAGTATTAATTGaaaaagtggactatctttttgggacatcccaaaatggaCTAAAGGACTAATttcatgggacggatggagtaattttaATCGGACTCTCAATATGTATTACGGTCTATAATACGATACTTGAGGAATTCCCTTTTAAGAGATTTGTTGTGCTATTaaacatatactcccttcgtgcacgaatattttttcataattttatttttggatagtccacaaaaaatttgtcactttcatttacAATAGTAGAGTCCATACAATTTCACTAACATTTAAAATGGAACCCTTACTACAACTGTTAACTtcactcatattttattaaaacctgtgttGTCCACAATATAACAAATTTTTATAGGTCATTATCAATTAACGCAATCAGTATAATAAGACACTATAGATGACTATGGTATGGTACCTATTTAAGATATGTTGATGTCATATAAGACGTTATATTGGGACGCTATTAATATATATGTTCTATTAATAATACTTGTATAGGTCGTAAGTTTTCCAGTCATTTTAGGGGGTTTGCTAGGGTTTATGTGAGAACAACTTTCGCTCTTGGCGGTGTTATCTTTCCCTATCAAAGGAATAGCGTGGTTTTTGGTATTTAATACATGAATCCAGATGAAATTCAAAGGTTAGTTGACCAGTTGAAATTGTTAAAGGAGGCTGATGAAAATACGGTCACACTCTCTTCCAAGCTAATGGAGAACTTACACGAtaatacaaaatattttttagtgGGCAAAATATTTGCTGCTAGCTAGATCAATCAATCGAGAGTTACTTCTGACTCAATTGTcgaatgttgggaacttaatgaaatttCCTAGCCCTAATTTTGGTGATATCAAAACTCTTAGAGTTTCTTTTCAGTCTAGaactttttgaactcaagtgttaaagTTTAGTTGGTTAGATTAGTTTgaagttctgaagactgaagactgaaggttACTCGACTGAAGATAACATGTGAAAAGaccaagtcaaatactgatgtatTGACTGGACGAGGATCTCACTGAAGAATCAATTATGATTGATTTACTAATGCTGGCCACatggaattagcggactgatactcaagtcaagtatcagttgacattatTCCTCGAACTGAATGTTTTAAGTTAAAAGAAAGCCACGTAcacacaagtacagccgcattaaatgcagagatattgaagatcgtccttttcTATAGAGCATTAATTTTTTGTGCTAACTTTTCAGAGGCACCATGCTGCTGCAATCTAGAGACCCCGTTCCTCACCAAatcaggaacctcgaagatCGAAGCCTCAGTCAAATTCAAATCTCTCTCACAACAgacgaattcttgaagaccattttgccaatggatctattcaagacttcgcctataaatagagctcgaggaacttCACAATCGCCACTGATTCAAACACTTAAGTTGAACGTCTGCCAAAATCGCAACTCAGCCTTTCACTgccttcaaagtttgaatcgaagaagagaatactcaaAGCCCAAATCAGTTCACTGATTATACACATTCTCTTAGCTTCTTAGGCAATTTCTTTGTAATATTCAAAGCCTAAGTTTCCGATTACAGAGAGTttgttctctgtaatctagttggtattttgaacctcttttcaactaagcgaaaagagagtttgagtgAGTTCGAGACAGTGGTCTCAACTCGAGAGTTCTTAGCCCCCGCACGCAAGGCGAAGTGTAGTCATTGCAACTGCGAGCTGAGAAAGGAGACGAAAAGTCCAATCCAGTGTATTGGCACTGAAGCTTTGTTTCAGttgaaggtttgttgtgcacccgcaagcacaagccCAAAGTGATTGTCAGTGTGTTTCACTGACCATGGATGTTGGAACttattccgaaccacgtaaaaattctttgttgtttatcgctttcagtatttacctttcTTATTTGTGCACAAACTTTAatcttaactgaaactgataaatTGCAAAGTGAAACGTAACTCTGACAACGTGTTAATCTCAAAGGCTATTTTCTAAAGTTTATTTTTCGTTGctggtgttattagtctaactgataaatcttcggataatcagtaagattcataacacttctctATTTTCAaatctagactgaagccttacgtggatatcagttaaagccctgagcctaactgaaatcaaaatactgaagtaactttagtatcagtctacaaccccTTGTTAACTGAAGATTTCTTTAACTTTCGACTTCAATCAatctatttcagtatcagttgataTTCCTTCGGTTATttacaaaataattttaaaaaatagcctacaggtgtattccccccctctccatacacctgttcagtgatcctccgggacccaacaccGAACATCTTAGAACCAAGACAGTGGATTGACGTTGAAGTCGTTGGTGTGTCAACTTTACGTCTATCACGGTTAAACAACAAGCTCTGCATGTGGGACCTTAGCACTTTTTGCCAAGATTTACTCATCTTTGGAAAAATGGAGGGTTTTCAAAACCCATCAGAGGTTCGATTTGAGAAATTTATTAGATGAATTCAATGTCATAATTTGTCGGTGGTGTGAAATGATGGGACTTCATGCCTTTCTCCTCTTCACTCCATCCCCCAAcctatatattttcaatttatgTCATCacatatatcaataattatatatattaagcatcaaatatattaaaatctCCTACCTGGCCACTAGAGTACTAAGATCACCATGGTTTCTTGATCTTCAAATTCAAATGGCTCAAAGAAAATCTAGTAGCAGACATAGGCACCACAGAAACTGTGTCACCATTGCATATATATAAGCTACATCACTGAATTAAACAACTCAATTCGTAACAAAATTCAAGCTTTGTATACATACCTAAACATTCATTCTAAGCCCAGTAGCAATCAACTTCTTGCAAATATTAGGACTGAATTAATAGACAGCAGCCACTCTCacaattttaaatgaaaacacTGGCACGAGTAGGAGATTAGCTTTAGTACCAATAAAGGAACTAAACtcattataataaaaaatgataaataaaaaatctattGGTATGATCATGAAAATAGAGCATTGTCTATTGCAGTAAATTTTTCAATAACATGAATTTACTTACTGAACACATCAACTATAACATACCATTATTCCATGATGTCATTGATTAATGTCAACCTCAATTCCATCGACATCTTCACGGACCCAACGAAAGTCACCAGATTCTCCATGATCAGGAGGAACACATAAATTGCTTTGTAAATATGTGTCGACATCAGCAACAGATTCCATATTGTAATGAGCATCCTCGTGCAGTTGTGGATACTACTACACTCCATTGTGGCTCAACTGGATCTTCAACATAGAAAACTTGCTCTGCTTGGGATGCTAGAATAAATGGTTCATTGTGACGTTTCACATTGGAAAAATTTGCTAATGTAAATCCATCAGCATCTGTCGTTAATCGTTTACCTTTCGACACCCACTCACAATCAAATAATACAACCCTACGTACACAACCATAATCTAGCTCAATGATATCTGTTAGAATTCCATAATAATCCAAGTCACTTAAGATTGGATTTTGATCCCTAGTACTTGAAAAACTTGATGTTGTAGCCTTTACACGCACCCCACAATTTTGTGTTTTCTTCGTACTCTCCAAATCTTTCGTGTGAAACCTAAAACCATTCACAATATACTTTTATATTGCACTCCAATAAAATTAGGCCGACCAGCAAGTAATTTCAAATCTCTTAATACTGAATTTTCCTCATTGATTTGTAACTCTGCAACCTATTAAAAGATCGAAGAAATTAAATGAATATTAAACATGCTGCAaaaccaaataaaaataataattcttttaGGGTAACTTACATATTGAGCAAACCAAACAGCAAAGCTTTCACTGTGAATGCGTTCAAGTTGATGGCGTGCAACACGAGGATTAGATTGTTTAACTATTGTCTGATGTagcctaaaataaaatatgaaccatcagattttcaaaaataagaaattcaAATGTTATGATAAATAAAAGTAGAGTAAATAACTTACTCAATGTATGGTCTAACATGCTCACAATTAAACAATACATATTGATGAGCTTTTGTCAATATTTTAGCATCAAATCTCACAGCAATTCCTTTTCCAAGAGAACGGCCTTTGATTGCAAATATATCTAATCCAGTGTTTGCATTGTCATTCACAATTTCATTCTTAGATGCCCGATTAAACTTTGACTCCACATAGTCAGCTAAATACAAAGAGCAAAATGTCAAACATTGTTCAGCTAGATATCATTGAGCAATCGAACCTTCGAGTTTGCTCCTATTACGCACATAGGATTTCAATGTgcctaaatatctaaaaaaaataataaaataataataagtatcAAATTTTCAAACACTTTAAATAGTTCATCAATCAAACATAGTTTTCTACCAAAAActttcattaattataacatttcaCATATATAACTTGCAAAAATGTTCATATTACCTCTCTATTGGATACATCCAACGGTAGTGAACGGGCCCACCTAGCTTTACTTCTGTGGCCAAATGAACAGTCAAGTGGACCATAACATCGAAAAATGATGGTGGAAATATCTTTTCCAATTGACAAAGTACCACAACAATATCTTTCCCTAAACGAACTACATCGGTAGGACAAATTACTTTAGAACATAGCTCTCTAAAGTACTTACTCAACTGAATTAAAGGTGAGCGAACTGTCTTGGAGAGAGTTTTGCGCAATGCTATAGGCAATAATTGTTCCATCATAATATGATAATCATGACTTTTAAAGCCTAACAGCCTCGGTGGTTTTACCTTAACACACCTTGAAATGTTTGAGGCATAACCATCGggaactttaattttttttaaaacctcACAAAACAAAGTTTTCTCCTTCCTGCTCATTGTAAAAGTTGTTGCAGGTAAATAAACTTTTCCAGGTTCCTTTGAAATTGGATGAAGGTCGGGCCTAATTCACATTGCTTCCAAGTCAAGGCATGATTTAAGATTATCTTTTGACTTACCATCCAGATCTAACAATGTAGCACAAATACTCTCACAAATATTTTTCTCTGTATGCATGAAATCTAGGTTCCACAACATTATCTTTCCAGTATGGCAACTCAAAAAATATATCTTTCCAGTATGGCAACTCAAAAAATATAATCTTCTTTTTCCAGTTCAAAAACTTTGGTTTATCTTTAATCAGCTTACCAAATAAAATTGAGAAGTCTTTTAGTTCATCCATCACCATATCACCTGATAATGGTTGCGGTGCTTCTCCATACTCAGCCGTGCCATCAAAGAGTCGTTTGTTCTTCCGAAACTCATGTTCTTTGGGTAGAAACTTTCGATGACCCATATAGCAATGCTTTCCACCATTTTTCAATCTAATTGAATGAGTTTGTCTATTACAAACTGGGCATGCAAATTCCCCTTGGGTAGTCCATCCCGACAAATATCCATATCCTGGAAAATCACTAATTGTCCATAGTAGTGAAGCACGTAACTGAAAATTTTGCTTTTTTGATGCGTCATACGTTTCAACTCCTAGTTCCCACAAATCCTTTATCTCAACAATTAGAGGTTGCAAATAAATATCAATATCGTTCCCAGGTGCTAATGGACCAGGAATCAATAGAGATAACATAAAGTAGGGTTCTTTCATGCACATCCATGGAGGAAGGTTATAAGGAATCAGTATAACAGGCCATGTGCTGTGTGACACACTCATATTTTTGAATGGATTAATTCCATCAGATGCTAATCCCAATCGAACATTGCGACATTCCTTAGCAAAATCAGGATGCAAGCTATCAAAAGTGCTCCATGCTGGGGAATCAGCGGGATGTCTCATATACCCATCCTTCGTACGGCCTTCTGCGTGCCATCTCATATGGGAAGCCGTCTTCGCAGACATGAACAATCTTTGCAACCTTGGTTTGAGAGAAAAATACCACAACACCTTTTGTGCAATCTTCCTTTTCTCACCCGTAGTATCTTTATTAGAAGTACGCCATCTTAGCTCATGGCATGTGTCACATGAAATTCTTCTTTCATTCATCCCCCAATATAAAGTGCAATCATTCGGACAAACATCAATTTTCTCATAACCAAGCCCTAGTTCTTTCATCAATTTTTCAGATTCATAATAAGACTTCGGTAGACCATCCATGGCATTTGGAAAGGCTTCTGTTAATAATTGCAACAACATATCAAACACCTTATTGCTCAATCTCCCAAGATACTTTAAGTGTAGCAAACGGATTATGAACGATAGTTTTGAAAATTTCTCACATCCTTCATATAACTGTTGTTGTGAAGCATCAATTAACTTGTAAAATTCTCCTGCTTGCCCATTAGCAATCTCTGCATCTATCGAAGTAGTGTGATCTTGAGTATATCCATCTTCATGTGGAACTCCAAAAGCATCATGAACCAAACTCTGCATATCATCATCACCTGAAGTCTCTCTAGATTATTATGTTGATTCTCACGCCTAGATGATAAACTACTAGGAAGTTCTCCATGAGCTATCCAATGGGTGTAACCGGGAATAAATGCATCGACTGTCAAATGTTCAAATGCCTCATCTCTACTCACAAATATACCAATTTGGCAACGTTTGCATGGACATAGTATCTTATCATTTTTGCTTGCATTGCAAAAAGAATAGTCCAAAAAGTATTGAAGTCCATTATGGTATTCCTCCGTTACTCTTGACTTTGTCATCCAACTTCTATCCATGTTGTATTGAAAATTCCTACCaaacttttataattaataaaataaatattgacaacttAGTAACAGAGAATAAATAATAAGATACAACACCGAATTGTATAATATAAGAAACAAACAGTGTACTTCAAGTAGTAGGAATGCTTGAGAAATGACAAGATCATTTTAAAAACTTTTTGACTTAGACAAGTTGAGAAACACCTAGAGTTCTTTTGACCACTATGTTCAAAGACAACATAAAGCATAACCAATTTCCACAAAAGCAAAATTTCAAAAAACTAAATCATATATAGACAAGAATAATCTTTTAAAGTGCCAACTAAAACCAACTAAGGGATTTCAAAAATTCAATCTTTGCATAATTGCATCAATTCTATATATAGAGGGATTGTATATCGACTAATCATATCCATGTTGCTTgtaattttttgaaaaacttataCCCAAACCTTACCAGCTGCCAAGTTGGAGGTGGGCTGGTGGCTGGAGAGTGGAGCTGGACCGGTGGCTTATCCGATTGAAGGCGAGCACCGAGCAACGGTGTGGGATAGTGGTGTGGATAGGGCGGCTGGTCTGAGTCACGCTCGACGTGGTGGCTCAACGAGGCGGTGAGAGGTGAGCCGT
This window encodes:
- the LOC131006122 gene encoding uncharacterized protein LOC131006122 encodes the protein MQSLVHDAFGVPHEDGYTQDHTTSIDAEIANGQAGEFYKLIDASQQQLYEGCEKFSKLSFIIRLLHLKYLGRLSNKVFDMLLQLLTEAFPNAMDGLPKSYYESEKLMKELGLGYEKIDVCPNDCTLYWGMNERRISCDTCHELRWRTSNKDTTGEKRKIAQKVLWYFSLKPRLQRLFMSAKTASHMRWHAEGRTKDGYMRHPADSPAWSTFDSLHPDFAKECRNVRLGLASDGINPFKNMSVSHSTWPVILIPYNLPPWMCMKEPYFMLSLLIPGPLAPGNDIDIYLQPLIVEIKDLWELGVETYDASKKQNFQLRASLLWTISDFPGYGYLSGWTTQGEFACPVCNRQTHSIRLKNGGKHCYMGHRKFLPKEHEFRKNKRLFDGTAEYGEAPQPLSGDMVMDELKDFSILFGKLIKDKPKFLNWKKKIIFFELPYWKDIFFELPYWKDNVVEPRFHAYREKYL
- the LOC131019624 gene encoding uncharacterized protein LOC131019624, with amino-acid sequence MLLYCSCFYEKWLEKKGRENGKERSIKAKAKKRKKEFGAQYINMKKSLGVSIGSSGRSSAGDGDDDDETSKTAMASYQAREEEIERRKMEVRERVESQITRVEEESKRLTQVWAELEELTDPMRKEVSNVRRRLELANRDLKSLQQICQKKEKEYKEAMEAFQEKSNERSQLTTSLMELLNESEKFRMRKLEELSKIANLKA